The proteins below come from a single Streptomyces sp. MRC013 genomic window:
- the pyrR gene encoding bifunctional pyr operon transcriptional regulator/uracil phosphoribosyltransferase PyrR produces the protein MDATQQSDARPVLEAADIARVLTRIAHEIVERAKGADDVVLLGIPTRGVFLARRLAGKLKQITGRATPVGSLDITMYRDDLRLRPARALARTEIPGEGIDGRLVVLVDDVLFSGRTIRAALDALGDIGRPRAVQLAVLVDRGHRELPIRADYVGKNLPTSLRETVRVQLSEEDGRDAVLLGAREPAPTGEK, from the coding sequence ATGGACGCCACCCAGCAGTCCGATGCCCGCCCCGTCCTGGAGGCCGCGGACATCGCGCGGGTCCTCACCCGCATCGCCCACGAGATCGTCGAACGCGCCAAGGGCGCCGACGACGTCGTCCTCCTCGGTATCCCCACGCGCGGCGTGTTCCTCGCCCGGCGCCTGGCCGGGAAGCTCAAGCAGATCACCGGCCGCGCCACGCCGGTCGGCTCCCTCGACATCACCATGTACCGCGACGACCTGCGCCTCCGTCCGGCGCGCGCCCTCGCCCGCACCGAGATCCCCGGCGAGGGGATCGACGGGCGCCTGGTGGTCCTCGTCGACGACGTGCTGTTCTCCGGCCGCACCATCCGCGCCGCCCTCGACGCGCTCGGCGACATCGGCCGCCCCCGCGCCGTGCAGCTCGCCGTCCTGGTCGACCGCGGCCACCGGGAGCTGCCCATCCGCGCCGACTACGTCGGCAAGAACCTCCCCACGTCGCTGCGCGAGACGGTCAGAGTCCAGCTCTCCGAGGAGGACGGCCGCGACGCCGTGCTGCTCGGCGCGCGCGAGCCCGCCCCGACCGGCGAGAAGTAG
- a CDS encoding dihydroorotase, whose product MSKTLIRGAKVLGGEARDVLIEGETIAQVGTGLDADGATVVEAEGRVLLPGLVDLHTHLREPGREDSETVLTGTRAAASGGYTAVFAMANTFPVADTAGVVEQVWRLGREHGYCDVQPVGAVTVGLEGRQLAELGAMHESAAGVTVFSDDGKCVDDAVIMRRALEYVKAFGGVVAQHAQEPRLTEGAQMNEGVVSAELGLGGWPAVAEESIIARDVLLAEHVGSRVHICHLSTAGSVEIVRWAKSRGIDVTAEVTPHHLLLTDETVRTYDPVYKVNPPLRTERDVTALREALADGTIDIVATDHAPHPHEDKDCEWAAAAMGMVGLETALSVVQHTMVDTGLLDWAAVADRMSFAPARIGGATGHGRPVSVGEPANLTLVDPAYRGAVDPAGFASRSRNTPYEGRELPGRVTHTFLRGRATLMDGKLA is encoded by the coding sequence ATGAGCAAGACCCTGATCCGTGGTGCGAAGGTCCTCGGCGGCGAGGCCCGGGACGTCCTCATCGAGGGCGAGACGATCGCGCAGGTCGGCACGGGCCTGGACGCGGACGGCGCGACCGTGGTCGAGGCGGAGGGGCGCGTCCTCCTGCCCGGTCTCGTCGACCTCCACACCCATCTGCGCGAGCCCGGCCGCGAGGACTCCGAGACCGTCCTCACCGGCACCCGCGCCGCCGCGAGCGGCGGCTACACGGCCGTCTTCGCCATGGCCAACACCTTCCCCGTCGCCGACACCGCGGGCGTCGTCGAGCAGGTCTGGCGCCTCGGCCGGGAGCACGGCTACTGCGACGTGCAGCCCGTCGGCGCCGTCACCGTGGGCCTGGAGGGCAGGCAGCTCGCCGAGCTCGGCGCCATGCACGAGTCCGCCGCCGGCGTCACCGTCTTCTCCGACGACGGCAAGTGCGTCGACGACGCCGTGATCATGCGCCGCGCCCTGGAGTACGTGAAGGCGTTCGGCGGCGTCGTCGCCCAGCACGCCCAGGAACCCCGGCTCACCGAGGGCGCCCAGATGAACGAGGGCGTCGTCTCCGCCGAGCTCGGCCTCGGCGGCTGGCCCGCCGTCGCCGAGGAGTCGATCATCGCCCGCGACGTCCTCCTCGCCGAGCACGTCGGCTCCCGCGTCCACATCTGCCACCTGTCGACCGCCGGCTCCGTCGAGATCGTCCGCTGGGCCAAGTCCCGCGGCATCGACGTCACCGCCGAGGTCACCCCGCACCACCTCCTCCTCACCGACGAGACGGTCCGCACCTACGACCCCGTCTACAAGGTCAACCCGCCGCTGCGCACCGAGCGCGACGTGACGGCGCTGCGCGAGGCCCTCGCCGACGGCACGATCGACATCGTCGCCACCGACCACGCCCCGCACCCGCACGAGGACAAGGACTGCGAGTGGGCCGCCGCGGCCATGGGCATGGTCGGCCTGGAGACCGCGCTGTCCGTGGTCCAGCACACGATGGTCGACACCGGTCTCCTCGACTGGGCGGCCGTCGCCGACCGCATGTCCTTCGCCCCCGCCCGGATCGGCGGCGCCACCGGCCACGGCCGCCCCGTCTCGGTGGGCGAGCCCGCGAACCTGACACTGGTCGACCCGGCATACCGTGGAGCGGTGGACCCCGCGGGCTTCGCCTCCCGCAGCCGCAACACCCCCTACGAGGGCCGCGAGCTGCCGGGACGCGTCACCCACACCTTCCTGCGGGGCAGGGCAACGCTCATGGACGGGAAGCTCGCGTGA